The proteins below come from a single Campylobacter sp. CCUG 57310 genomic window:
- the epsC gene encoding serine O-acetyltransferase EpsC, whose protein sequence is MIEEIKELVATVGEKDPAANGCCFWAVLINTPGIHAVVFHRFSHFLYVKKFFFIARFISQISRFITGIEIHPGAKIGSRLFIDHGMGVVIGETAEIGDDVTMYHQVTLGGTGKEVGKRHPTIKNGVVIAAGAKVLGAITVGENSKIGANSVVLKDVPDNATVVGIPARVVRINGEKIES, encoded by the coding sequence ATAATTGAAGAGATAAAAGAGCTCGTTGCCACTGTCGGCGAGAAAGATCCTGCCGCAAACGGATGTTGCTTTTGGGCGGTGCTTATAAATACCCCTGGCATTCATGCGGTGGTTTTTCATAGATTTTCGCATTTTCTATACGTGAAGAAATTCTTTTTTATTGCTCGATTTATCTCTCAAATTTCAAGATTTATAACGGGCATTGAGATACATCCGGGCGCAAAGATCGGCTCAAGGCTCTTTATCGATCACGGCATGGGGGTAGTTATCGGAGAAACTGCCGAGATCGGAGATGATGTTACGATGTATCATCAAGTAACTCTTGGCGGAACGGGTAAAGAAGTAGGCAAGCGTCATCCGACTATTAAAAACGGTGTTGTCATAGCAGCAGGTGCAAAGGTGCTTGGAGCTATAACAGTAGGCGAAAATTCAAAAATCGGAGCAAATTCGGTTGTGCTTAAAGATGTGCCCGATAATGCAACGGTGGTAGGTATACCCGCTAGAGTAGTTAGGATAAACGGCGAGAAAATCGAGAGCTAA
- a CDS encoding HDOD domain-containing protein, translated as MINQADIDRIISQIPAIPAILKTCQSALASGDLAKAAAVASNDLALVGYMRSIINKPIFGFKKEIKEISQIFATLGVDETINVLYSYYVLLTTPKKWQIFDMDTHKFANLQANFMFNWGQILKEISINDKEILKSITLIPASICLCEKIFETNLDDLRLINKTSGVSYSEILRRQSGLDIFELCCLVGQKWQLSSTIIDIFSRLGKKDRQDKITTYINLLISYELSKSEFRNAGFGELFEFDLEPSEDEVETFMRAVSYEA; from the coding sequence ATGATAAATCAAGCGGACATAGATAGGATAATATCTCAAATTCCGGCAATTCCTGCTATATTAAAAACCTGCCAAAGCGCTCTTGCGAGCGGAGATTTAGCCAAGGCCGCAGCAGTTGCAAGCAACGACTTAGCACTAGTAGGATATATGCGCTCTATCATAAACAAACCTATCTTTGGCTTCAAAAAAGAGATAAAAGAGATATCGCAAATTTTCGCAACGCTTGGAGTGGATGAGACTATAAATGTGCTTTATTCTTATTATGTTTTGCTAACAACCCCTAAAAAATGGCAAATTTTTGATATGGATACACATAAATTTGCAAATTTACAGGCTAATTTTATGTTTAATTGGGGGCAAATTTTAAAAGAAATTTCCATAAACGATAAAGAAATTTTAAAATCCATCACTCTAATTCCCGCAAGCATCTGTCTATGCGAAAAAATTTTTGAAACAAATTTGGATGATTTAAGGCTGATAAACAAGACAAGCGGAGTTAGTTATAGCGAAATTTTAAGAAGGCAAAGCGGGCTTGATATATTTGAGCTATGCTGCTTGGTGGGTCAAAAGTGGCAGTTAAGCTCCACCATCATAGACATATTTTCAAGACTCGGCAAAAAAGACAGACAAGATAAGATAACAACCTATATAAATTTGCTGATCTCTTATGAACTCTCAAAGTCGGAATTTAGAAACGCGGGCTTTGGAGAGCTCTTTGAGTTTGATTTAGAGCCAAGCGAAGACGAAGTGGAAACTTTCATGAGAGCCGTATCTTATGAAGCCTAA
- the rpmB gene encoding 50S ribosomal protein L28 — protein MSRICAITGKGPMVGNNVSHAKNRTKRRFLPNLRTIRVMLEDGTTRKIKVAASTLRTMRKQSRS, from the coding sequence ATGTCAAGAATATGCGCAATTACAGGCAAAGGTCCTATGGTTGGAAACAACGTAAGCCACGCCAAAAACAGAACCAAAAGAAGGTTTTTACCAAATCTTAGAACTATAAGAGTTATGCTCGAAGACGGTACGACAAGAAAGATTAAAGTAGCCGCTTCTACGCTTAGAACAATGAGAAAACAGTCACGCTCTTAA
- a CDS encoding STAS domain-containing protein — protein sequence MKPKFKESVVVFSPHGFLDGDGSKYEIEAIDKELILSRKFECILISLKKVVYFNKRGLSSIVESVYELAKKIDANIAFCDYNETKFKAIKSMSANNLNFSLFETQEIAMLFFTSPKKNSKNKKILLFHDNQEQKNQIALRLVERGYDIHVAKEIKEFRRLYDEYDIKISLIHINLNERNLTIKVRENVIIYKLTGYIDSNFAENFDMKAHTNSLKVGFKFFVFDATKARSINIHGVSFLAKLSTASAEYGAIIAICGLSDANTSETLKNDLEDSGILLYNGVEDFFSDESTIEGGAGMLEAKPRNITKSLVELLPLVLKTTMDTISLIAKASVNRGDVSIKQFCFNKDVLTGCIAFYGDVDAKILLCLDKKTATKSCSVLLQDDDETSLNDAYGNLMVIIANKLLAWFESKRLKVELTMPNVFDDYMSYGDTVSKGAFVELKVDGTDGALFLSR from the coding sequence ATGAAGCCTAAATTTAAAGAGAGCGTGGTTGTCTTTTCTCCGCACGGATTTCTTGACGGAGACGGCTCAAAATATGAAATCGAAGCTATCGACAAGGAGCTAATCCTTTCTAGAAAATTTGAGTGCATTCTAATCTCTTTAAAAAAAGTCGTTTATTTTAACAAAAGAGGGCTAAGCTCTATCGTAGAGTCCGTCTACGAACTTGCAAAAAAAATCGACGCAAATATCGCATTTTGCGACTATAACGAAACGAAATTTAAAGCGATAAAAAGCATGTCGGCAAACAACTTGAATTTTTCGCTCTTTGAAACTCAAGAGATAGCGATGCTGTTTTTCACAAGCCCGAAAAAAAACTCTAAAAATAAAAAAATTCTGCTATTTCACGACAATCAAGAGCAAAAAAACCAGATCGCACTAAGGCTCGTTGAGCGAGGATATGATATCCATGTAGCAAAAGAGATAAAAGAATTTAGAAGGCTTTATGACGAGTACGATATAAAAATTTCGCTAATTCACATCAATTTAAACGAACGAAATTTAACGATAAAAGTGCGAGAAAATGTCATCATTTACAAGCTAACAGGCTATATAGACTCAAATTTCGCCGAAAATTTCGATATGAAAGCTCACACCAACTCGCTTAAAGTCGGTTTTAAATTTTTTGTATTTGATGCGACCAAGGCAAGATCGATCAATATCCACGGAGTTAGCTTCCTTGCCAAGCTTTCAACCGCAAGCGCGGAATACGGCGCGATAATCGCTATTTGCGGACTTAGCGACGCAAATACTTCAGAAACTTTAAAAAACGATTTAGAGGATTCGGGAATTTTACTATATAATGGCGTTGAAGATTTTTTTAGCGATGAAAGCACTATAGAAGGCGGTGCGGGTATGCTTGAAGCAAAGCCTAGAAACATCACAAAAAGCCTTGTAGAGCTGCTTCCATTGGTGCTAAAAACGACTATGGATACGATCTCGTTAATTGCAAAAGCAAGCGTAAACAGAGGCGATGTAAGCATAAAACAATTTTGCTTTAATAAAGATGTGCTCACAGGTTGCATTGCATTTTACGGCGATGTGGATGCTAAAATCTTGCTCTGTCTTGATAAAAAGACGGCAACAAAATCCTGTAGCGTCTTACTGCAAGACGATGACGAAACGTCTCTAAACGACGCTTACGGGAATTTGATGGTAATAATAGCAAATAAGCTTTTAGCGTGGTTTGAGTCAAAGCGTCTTAAGGTAGAACTTACGATGCCTAATGTATTTGATGATTATATGAGTTACGGCGACACCGTAAGCAAGGGTGCGTTCGTCGAGCTTAAAGTCGACGGCACCGACGGTGCGCTATTTTTAAGTAGATAA
- a CDS encoding TrkA family potassium uptake protein has translation MSLLRKIKKFLNWSSFAKPEINLNTELYEQLRPFRLPLILVVLMMMIGSAGYVFIDNFSLIDAIYQAGMTFTTVGFTEVAPISPAGRLFTITFILLGFCVFTFSIGLLVEVLKKGALVSVIKERQMLYKIARLKNHFVICYHNLYTIELSAQFRENHIPFVVIDPREDLPEIAEKYRYPYYIISQPHTKVALLKTHLSSAKGLITLSSNIADNIALIATVRLYEKEIGRKRPYFIMTNSDNDDDTERLKKLGANSVVSPSKLVAQRLSAMSVRPDMENLLEQFLYKKDSPIDIEEISVPDYSWIRFKRLKETNLRNITNADVVGIRDVNNKFIPMPRGDTLIGTGTKLLVIGTAEAIRLTKKVVKNKHKPEEFKYV, from the coding sequence ATATCTTTGTTAAGAAAGATTAAAAAATTCCTCAACTGGTCTAGCTTCGCAAAGCCGGAAATAAACCTAAACACGGAACTATACGAACAGCTTCGCCCATTTCGCCTTCCTCTTATCTTAGTTGTTTTGATGATGATGATAGGCTCGGCGGGGTATGTTTTTATAGATAATTTCAGCCTGATAGACGCTATTTATCAGGCGGGAATGACCTTTACTACGGTAGGATTTACGGAAGTCGCTCCGATTTCTCCTGCTGGACGTCTTTTTACTATCACTTTTATCTTACTTGGATTTTGTGTCTTTACTTTTTCCATCGGTCTTTTGGTGGAAGTTTTAAAAAAAGGTGCGTTAGTTTCAGTTATCAAGGAGAGGCAAATGCTTTATAAGATTGCAAGGCTCAAAAATCACTTTGTCATCTGCTATCATAATTTATACACCATTGAGTTAAGTGCGCAGTTTAGGGAAAATCATATACCTTTTGTCGTTATAGACCCGCGCGAAGATCTGCCTGAGATCGCAGAAAAATATCGCTATCCTTACTATATAATTTCTCAGCCGCATACCAAAGTAGCGCTTTTAAAAACTCACTTATCAAGTGCAAAAGGACTTATCACTCTTAGCTCAAATATAGCCGACAATATCGCCCTTATCGCAACCGTAAGGCTATATGAAAAAGAGATCGGACGAAAAAGACCGTATTTTATAATGACAAATTCCGACAACGACGATGATACCGAGCGCCTTAAAAAGCTTGGTGCAAATAGCGTGGTTTCGCCTTCAAAGCTCGTCGCACAGCGCCTTAGCGCCATGAGCGTGCGCCCTGATATGGAAAATTTGCTCGAGCAGTTTTTGTATAAGAAGGATTCGCCTATCGATATCGAAGAGATTAGTGTGCCTGATTACTCTTGGATAAGATTTAAGCGTCTTAAAGAGACAAATTTAAGAAATATCACAAATGCCGATGTGGTAGGTATTAGAGATGTAAATAATAAATTTATCCCGATGCCAAGAGGCGATACTCTCATAGGAACAGGCACTAAACTGCTTGTTATAGGTACTGCGGAGGCGATTCGCCTTACAAAAAAAGTAGTAAAAAACAAACATAAGCCTGAGGAATTTAAATATGTGTGA
- a CDS encoding RNA degradosome polyphosphate kinase produces the protein MTEKRSVFINRELSWLRFNSRVLAQCDKNLPPLEKLKFIAIYMTNLDEFYMIRIAGLKQLFAAGVVSSGSDGMSPLDQLRDIRKYIKEELAVVEKHYKDTLIELGKHNLFIKNYDEISPDLKKKCDDYFFSNILPVIVPIAVDTTHPFPHLNNLSFSLAVKLADMEHPEILKYGMIRISRVLPRFYQASDNVYVPIETIVQRHAEEIFPGYKLISSAAFRVTRNADIIIEEEEADDFMLILEQGLKLRRKGAFVRMQIQKDADTDIVEFLNTHMKIFYKDIYEYTVPLTLNSLWQIVGNKEFSHLALPPYTPRTLLPFSEHSSIFDVIDKEDVVAIHPYESFDPVVQFIKEASKDPKVISIRMTLYRADKNSPIIQSLIDAASDGKQVTVMVELKARFDEENNLHWAKALEDAGAHVIYGIAGFKVHAKVSQVIRQVGDKLKFYMHFGTGNYNGGSAKIYTDVSYFTSKSPFASDSTTFFHILSGFSKHRRLSTLSMSPMQIKERILQMIKTETKHGKDGQIIAKMNALVDSDIINALSEASAAGVSIDLIVRGICCIRPGIKGVSENIRVRSIIGKYLEHARILYFKHARPQIYISSADWMPRNLERRLELMTPIFDPNLQDRLLEFLKLQLSDNELAFVLENSGEYRKITPKDGESSINSQEIFEEYVSKIYKTTKKDTDKVKREQIASKLFKES, from the coding sequence ATGACAGAAAAAAGAAGTGTTTTTATAAATCGTGAGCTTAGCTGGCTTAGATTTAACTCGCGCGTTTTAGCGCAATGCGATAAAAATTTGCCCCCGCTTGAAAAGCTCAAATTTATCGCTATTTATATGACAAATTTGGATGAATTTTATATGATACGCATAGCGGGGCTTAAGCAACTTTTTGCCGCAGGAGTTGTCTCTAGCGGTAGTGACGGCATGAGTCCGCTTGATCAGTTAAGAGATATAAGAAAATATATAAAAGAAGAGCTAGCCGTCGTAGAAAAGCACTACAAAGATACTTTAATCGAGCTTGGAAAGCATAATCTTTTTATAAAAAATTATGATGAAATTTCGCCCGATCTTAAGAAAAAATGTGATGATTATTTCTTTTCAAATATACTTCCGGTGATAGTTCCGATTGCCGTAGATACGACTCATCCGTTCCCGCACCTAAACAACCTTAGTTTCTCGCTTGCCGTTAAGCTTGCCGACATGGAGCATCCTGAAATTTTAAAATACGGTATGATACGCATTTCTCGCGTTCTTCCTCGCTTTTATCAAGCAAGCGATAACGTCTATGTGCCTATTGAGACTATCGTTCAGCGTCATGCTGAAGAAATTTTCCCTGGGTATAAGCTAATTAGTTCGGCAGCTTTTAGAGTTACGCGAAATGCCGATATCATAATCGAAGAAGAAGAGGCCGATGACTTTATGCTCATACTTGAGCAAGGTCTTAAGCTAAGACGAAAAGGTGCTTTTGTAAGAATGCAGATACAAAAAGACGCCGATACCGATATAGTCGAGTTTCTAAATACTCACATGAAGATTTTTTACAAGGATATTTACGAATACACGGTTCCGCTTACCTTAAATTCGCTATGGCAGATAGTAGGAAATAAAGAATTTTCTCATCTTGCGCTTCCTCCATATACGCCTAGGACTCTACTTCCTTTTAGCGAGCACTCTTCTATTTTTGATGTGATTGATAAGGAAGACGTGGTCGCGATCCACCCTTACGAGAGCTTTGATCCTGTAGTGCAGTTTATCAAAGAGGCAAGCAAGGATCCTAAAGTAATATCTATACGCATGACGCTTTACAGAGCCGATAAAAATTCGCCTATCATTCAGTCTCTGATAGATGCTGCAAGCGATGGTAAGCAGGTAACGGTCATGGTTGAGCTTAAGGCGCGCTTTGATGAGGAAAACAACCTTCATTGGGCTAAGGCGCTTGAAGACGCAGGTGCGCACGTGATATACGGCATAGCGGGCTTTAAGGTGCATGCTAAGGTTAGTCAGGTTATCCGTCAAGTGGGCGATAAGCTTAAATTTTATATGCACTTTGGCACGGGTAATTATAACGGCGGCTCTGCTAAAATTTATACAGATGTTAGTTATTTTACGAGCAAAAGCCCTTTTGCAAGCGATTCGACTACATTTTTTCATATCCTTTCGGGCTTTTCCAAGCATCGCAGATTAAGCACGCTTTCGATGTCGCCGATGCAGATAAAAGAGCGAATTTTGCAGATGATTAAGACCGAAACCAAGCACGGTAAAGATGGGCAAATCATAGCTAAAATGAACGCTTTAGTAGATAGTGATATCATAAACGCGCTAAGCGAGGCAAGTGCGGCAGGAGTGAGTATTGACCTTATCGTGCGCGGGATTTGTTGCATACGCCCCGGCATAAAAGGCGTAAGCGAAAACATCCGAGTGCGCTCTATCATCGGCAAATACTTAGAACACGCGAGAATTTTATACTTTAAGCATGCAAGACCGCAAATTTACATCTCAAGTGCGGACTGGATGCCAAGAAATTTGGAGCGCAGACTTGAGCTTATGACGCCGATTTTTGATCCGAATTTGCAAGATAGGCTTTTGGAATTTTTAAAACTTCAGCTAAGCGATAATGAGCTTGCGTTTGTGCTTGAAAATAGCGGCGAATACCGCAAAATAACTCCAAAAGATGGCGAATCAAGCATAAATTCGCAAGAAATTTTTGAAGAGTATGTAAGTAAAATTTATAAAACCACCAAGAAAGATACCGATAAAGTTAAGCGAGAGCAGATAGCTTCAAAGCTTTTTAAGGAGAGCTAA
- the cysK gene encoding cysteine synthase A: MIYDNIIQTIGKTPVVKLNSLKQAGIAEIYAKLEFFNPGGSVKDRIAANMILEMQKDGALKNGDIIVEPTSGNTGIGIAMTASALGYEVVLTMPETMSIERRKILAAYGAKLVLTDGVKGMKGAIEKANELAKQPGYVMLSQFENAYNPQAHVKTTAVEIMSDFKYLDAFVAGVGTGGTLSGVAKVLKENGYDTQIVAVEPKESAVISGNPAGAHKIQGIGAGFIPDTLDTSLIDTIELVSNEEAFEAARALAKSEGILLGISGGAALAVAIRTAKRLGDGKKVLFIAPDNGERYLSTPLYEA, translated from the coding sequence ATGATATATGATAATATAATTCAAACGATAGGAAAGACGCCTGTAGTAAAATTAAATAGCTTAAAACAGGCAGGCATAGCAGAAATTTACGCTAAGCTTGAGTTTTTTAACCCGGGCGGCTCGGTTAAGGATAGAATCGCTGCAAATATGATTCTTGAGATGCAAAAAGACGGCGCGTTGAAAAATGGTGATATCATAGTTGAGCCAACAAGCGGAAATACAGGCATCGGCATAGCCATGACGGCAAGCGCGCTTGGATATGAGGTCGTGCTAACTATGCCTGAGACGATGAGTATCGAAAGGCGCAAAATTTTAGCAGCTTATGGAGCCAAACTTGTGCTAACCGATGGTGTAAAAGGCATGAAAGGTGCGATAGAAAAGGCAAATGAGCTTGCAAAACAGCCAGGGTATGTGATGCTAAGCCAGTTTGAAAACGCTTATAATCCGCAAGCTCACGTAAAAACTACCGCAGTTGAGATAATGAGTGATTTTAAGTATCTTGACGCTTTTGTAGCCGGTGTCGGTACGGGCGGGACGCTAAGCGGTGTTGCTAAAGTGCTTAAAGAAAATGGCTATGATACGCAGATAGTTGCCGTTGAGCCAAAAGAATCAGCCGTGATCTCGGGAAATCCGGCAGGCGCACATAAAATTCAAGGCATAGGAGCGGGATTTATCCCTGATACACTTGATACTTCTTTAATCGACACAATAGAGCTAGTTAGTAATGAAGAGGCTTTTGAGGCGGCTAGGGCCTTGGCAAAAAGCGAGGGAATTTTGCTTGGGATCTCCGGAGGTGCGGCTCTTGCGGTAGCTATCCGCACGGCAAAAAGGCTAGGTGATGGCAAAAAAGTGCTGTTTATCGCACCTGATAATGGCGAGAGATACTTAAGCACGCCACTTTACGAGGCTTAA
- a CDS encoding 3'-5' exonuclease — protein sequence MNQKLENLINLLCKQNLSYYEFISKANEIEELSSIFDVRDLAMWQILGLDIRRNDSNEIELNTRKRNIDDQTFCVVDIETSGGINSGQIIEIGAIKIKDGIELDRFETLVYASSVPENISALTGIRVDDLKGAPSLASVLEKFRLFLAECVFVAHNVKFDYGFINASFEKFGLGTMLNRKICTIDLARRTIPSLKYGLGALKEVLGIQNTHHRAMNDAIAAAEIFKAAVKNTPSVVRYTEDLIEFSKTANTVKRPTVSAQTVINFEE from the coding sequence TTGAACCAAAAGCTAGAAAATCTCATAAATTTACTCTGCAAGCAAAATTTAAGCTATTATGAATTTATCTCAAAAGCAAACGAGATAGAAGAATTAAGCTCGATATTTGACGTAAGAGACCTTGCCATGTGGCAAATTTTAGGGCTTGACATTAGGCGAAACGACTCAAACGAGATAGAGCTAAACACAAGAAAAAGAAACATAGACGATCAAACTTTTTGCGTCGTAGATATAGAAACGAGCGGCGGCATAAACAGCGGACAGATCATAGAAATCGGCGCAATCAAGATAAAAGACGGAATTGAGCTTGATAGATTTGAAACTCTCGTGTATGCAAGCAGCGTACCTGAAAATATCTCCGCGCTTACGGGCATACGAGTAGATGATCTCAAAGGCGCTCCAAGCCTTGCAAGCGTGCTTGAAAAATTTAGACTCTTTTTAGCCGAGTGCGTTTTCGTAGCGCACAACGTGAAATTTGACTACGGATTTATCAACGCCAGCTTTGAGAAATTTGGACTTGGCACTATGCTAAATCGCAAAATTTGCACTATCGATCTAGCTCGTAGAACAATCCCTTCGCTTAAATACGGACTTGGCGCACTAAAAGAGGTTTTAGGCATACAAAACACTCATCATAGAGCGATGAACGACGCTATCGCCGCAGCTGAAATTTTTAAAGCCGCAGTTAAAAATACTCCAAGTGTAGTAAGGTACACGGAAGATCTTATAGAGTTTAGCAAAACCGCAAATACGGTCAAAAGACCGACAGTTAGCGCTCAAACCGTAATAAATTTTGAAGAGTAA
- the argJ gene encoding bifunctional glutamate N-acetyltransferase/amino-acid acetyltransferase ArgJ has product MCEIKWFEKGFENIGGFYFGGVNAGFKKEGNDLGFIRADEPVDVAAVFTSNKFKAAPIRHFLKKEPNFKTNFILLNSKNANAMTGEAGINDIDEIFANLGKKINLINPIMSSTGVIGYRLNKEKICAAFDKFDFDLRDSNGVASAIMTTDSFKKELALSVKTKDGEFKIAAICKGAGMINPALATMLCFILTDADIPKCDMDELLKEACEASFNCVSVDGDTSTNDTVMLLSSKEAKFYDKEAFRRALNLITKELALMLVCDGEGATKVVEFEIIGALNLNEAKKAAKALSNSLLVKTALFGEDPNWGRIASTIGANGVECDEEELEIYYDDVLVYDKFHKELDAKREVAAHEVMKKPSYKIRCNLNTGEAKFSAYGCDLGHKYVSINADYRS; this is encoded by the coding sequence ATGTGTGAGATCAAATGGTTTGAAAAAGGGTTTGAAAATATCGGAGGATTTTACTTCGGCGGAGTAAATGCGGGCTTTAAAAAAGAGGGTAACGACCTAGGGTTTATCCGCGCAGATGAGCCTGTAGATGTTGCAGCCGTCTTTACTAGCAATAAATTTAAAGCCGCTCCTATAAGGCATTTTTTGAAAAAAGAGCCAAATTTTAAGACGAATTTTATCTTGCTAAATTCCAAAAATGCAAATGCTATGACAGGCGAAGCGGGTATAAACGATATCGATGAAATTTTTGCAAATTTAGGCAAAAAAATAAATTTGATAAATCCTATAATGAGCTCAACGGGCGTCATAGGATATAGGTTAAATAAAGAAAAAATTTGTGCGGCGTTTGATAAATTTGACTTTGATTTACGAGATTCAAACGGCGTTGCAAGCGCGATAATGACGACAGATAGCTTTAAAAAAGAGCTTGCTTTAAGCGTTAAGACAAAAGACGGAGAATTTAAGATAGCTGCGATTTGCAAAGGGGCGGGTATGATAAATCCTGCGCTTGCAACTATGCTTTGCTTTATCTTAACCGATGCCGATATCCCAAAATGCGATATGGACGAGCTTTTAAAGGAGGCTTGCGAAGCCAGTTTTAATTGCGTAAGCGTAGATGGCGACACTTCTACGAACGATACTGTCATGCTTTTAAGTTCTAAAGAGGCTAAATTTTATGACAAAGAGGCTTTTAGGAGAGCGTTGAATTTAATAACTAAAGAGCTTGCTTTGATGCTTGTTTGTGACGGCGAGGGAGCTACTAAAGTAGTGGAATTTGAAATTATCGGAGCATTAAATTTAAATGAAGCCAAAAAGGCAGCCAAAGCTCTTTCAAATTCGCTTCTTGTAAAAACCGCTTTATTCGGAGAGGATCCAAACTGGGGCAGGATAGCTTCAACTATCGGTGCAAACGGCGTTGAATGCGACGAAGAAGAGCTTGAAATTTATTATGATGATGTGCTTGTGTATGATAAATTTCATAAAGAGCTAGACGCCAAAAGAGAAGTCGCTGCCCATGAGGTTATGAAAAAACCAAGTTATAAGATAAGATGCAATCTAAATACAGGAGAGGCTAAATTTAGCGCTTACGGATGTGATTTGGGACATAAATACGTAAGCATAAACGCAGATTACCGTTCTTAA
- the rpe gene encoding ribulose-phosphate 3-epimerase, translating to MYVAPSILSADFGNLRTEIEAICEAGCDLVHVDVMDGHFVPNLTIGPLVVSAVAKASTKPLDIHLMVQNNTFFADLFLPLKPKFLSFHIEEEKHPLRLIDHIRKNGVSPAITLNPHTPIETLEYIINEIDMVLLMSVNPGFGGQKFIPSVLEKARKLREMIERKNAKCLIEVDGGVTGLNVAELDEAGVDIVVAGNYIFSSNSYAEAIRALKLEF from the coding sequence ATGTACGTTGCTCCGAGTATTTTATCGGCTGATTTTGGAAATTTAAGAACGGAGATAGAAGCGATCTGCGAAGCGGGTTGCGATCTTGTGCACGTTGATGTGATGGATGGGCATTTTGTTCCGAATTTAACCATCGGACCGCTTGTGGTAAGTGCAGTTGCAAAGGCTTCCACAAAGCCTCTTGATATACACTTGATGGTGCAAAACAACACATTTTTTGCCGATCTTTTCTTGCCGCTTAAGCCTAAATTTTTAAGCTTTCATATAGAGGAAGAAAAGCACCCGCTAAGACTAATAGACCATATCAGAAAAAACGGCGTAAGCCCTGCTATCACGCTAAATCCGCACACGCCTATTGAAACTCTTGAATACATCATAAACGAGATTGATATGGTTCTTTTAATGAGTGTAAATCCGGGCTTTGGCGGACAGAAATTTATCCCTTCAGTGCTTGAAAAAGCTCGCAAACTACGCGAAATGATAGAGCGCAAAAATGCAAAATGCCTCATAGAAGTAGACGGCGGAGTAACGGGACTAAACGTAGCCGAGCTTGATGAAGCTGGCGTTGATATAGTCGTTGCGGGCAATTATATATTTTCATCAAACTCTTACGCGGAGGCGATAAGAGCGCTAAAGCTTGAGTTTTGA
- a CDS encoding YdcH family protein — protein MLHEYRDIITELKVSNARFASIFDKHNELDQKIKDVEEGREYADQLRLETMKKEKLKLKDEAYAIILEYKKGKGL, from the coding sequence ATGCTACACGAATATAGGGATATCATAACAGAACTAAAAGTTTCAAACGCTAGATTTGCGTCTATCTTTGATAAACATAACGAACTAGATCAGAAAATAAAAGACGTTGAAGAGGGTAGGGAGTATGCCGATCAACTCCGTCTTGAAACGATGAAAAAAGAGAAGCTAAAGCTAAAAGATGAAGCGTATGCGATCATTTTAGAGTATAAAAAAGGAAAAGGACTCTAA
- a CDS encoding WG repeat-containing protein, which yields MGERADLYHFSPKLNELEKMPYELANFEIFKDRFVKIEKPRKESKSRDIGLADAITGKIVLPIEYEYIRFVKNGIVVLKNNLEGVMDDKFNLILPIEFNSIDEENGAYIVSKDINGVRREDLYSLNGKNLTQGKYVYIKYAGEGKFIATQGKLKDNVMHIQDGFLIDKNAEVVIDFKKLGLYESDKFSSGLMPVKDRKTDLYGYINDKGEIVIPAEFEQAERFF from the coding sequence ATGGGGGAAAGAGCCGATCTTTATCACTTTTCGCCTAAACTTAACGAGCTTGAAAAGATGCCTTACGAGCTTGCGAATTTTGAAATATTTAAAGATAGATTCGTAAAAATCGAAAAACCGAGAAAAGAGAGTAAAAGTCGTGATATAGGTTTAGCCGACGCCATTACGGGCAAGATTGTTTTGCCTATAGAGTATGAATATATCAGATTTGTAAAAAACGGAATTGTAGTTTTAAAAAATAACTTAGAAGGTGTGATGGATGATAAATTTAATCTCATTTTGCCTATAGAATTTAATAGCATTGATGAAGAAAACGGCGCATATATAGTTTCAAAAGATATCAACGGAGTGCGTCGCGAAGATTTGTATAGCTTAAACGGCAAAAATTTAACGCAAGGTAAATATGTATATATCAAATACGCCGGCGAAGGAAAATTTATTGCTACGCAAGGCAAGTTAAAAGACAATGTTATGCACATACAAGATGGCTTTCTCATAGATAAAAACGCAGAAGTTGTTATTGATTTTAAAAAGCTCGGTCTATATGAGAGTGACAAATTTAGCTCAGGACTTATGCCTGTAAAAGATAGAAAAACCGACTTATACGGATATATAAACGATAAAGGCGAGATAGTGATACCTGCTGAATTTGAGCAAGCTGAGAGGTTTTTTTGA